TCAAAACATGGAACTGCAAAATCTGGAGTTCCCATAAATAATATTCTCATTTAATCATCCTTTTTTTCTTTATTATTATCTTTATTTATATCTTCTACTATTTCAATAAAAGATTTTATATCTTTAAACTCTTTATATACTGAAGCAAATCTTACATAGGCAACTTGGTCAATTTTTTTCAATTTTTCCATTACCATCTCTCCAAGTTCTTTTGTTGTGATTTCAGCTTTTAAAGAGTTTTGAATATTTTTTTCAATCTCTAGAACAAATGTTTCTAAACTTTCTCTACTTATATTTCTCTTAACTGTAGCAGCGACAAGTCCTCTCATCAATTTATTTCTATCAAATTTGTCTCTTCTTTTGTCTTTTTTTACAACATAAAGTGGTGTCTCCTCTACCTTTTCAAATGTTGTAAATCTTTTTTCGCACTTAATACATTCACGACGTCTTTTGATTGAATATCCGTCCATAAATGATCTACTGTCAATTACTTTTGTATCTTCTGAATTACAAAATGGACACTTCATCTTCATCACCTATACAGTTTCTTTTTTATTTATACACTCTATTACCTCAGCTGGCGTTTTACAAGCTAATAGCTCATTTCTAAACTCCTCTTCTCTTATAAGTCTTGATATTCTAGCTAATACTTTTAAATATACTTGGCTATCTTTCATTGGAGAGGCAAAAACAAA
The window above is part of the uncultured Fusobacterium sp. genome. Proteins encoded here:
- the nrdR gene encoding transcriptional regulator NrdR, whose product is MKCPFCNSEDTKVIDSRSFMDGYSIKRRRECIKCEKRFTTFEKVEETPLYVVKKDKRRDKFDRNKLMRGLVAATVKRNISRESLETFVLEIEKNIQNSLKAEITTKELGEMVMEKLKKIDQVAYVRFASVYKEFKDIKSFIEIVEDINKDNNKEKKDD